A single Anopheles funestus chromosome 2RL, idAnoFuneDA-416_04, whole genome shotgun sequence DNA region contains:
- the LOC125774614 gene encoding zinc finger protein 830 isoform X1: MSAAFKLSKKKYSQQELRRIMSETKASKQQQQPAGDSNRIDSPLAKYNDAGQLMCVLCRSVVRSGAVWKVHLNSKQHKENIELAKQLKETSVEKKHEPSKTRVTPDAHLKRAGDAQVGVDSVPVKKIKGILKNASAPPKVPQHELPDDFFDGAATNAVSTVHSAIRKDLVNIKLPEKHREQHVESMDHDGAATVDATGSALAPDEEKLPEGFFDDPKMDAKARNQEYKDPNDEEWDKFQKEIKEATNVSMAIISEEQEESTAERQIAEIDEQIRNWSRVLDLEKKKEQVKTMKVAMLSEGGANELNKTGLPMQKADDDDRDDDDDDEEFDEFLDWRAKKSYK; encoded by the exons ATGTCTGCAGCTTTCAAGTTgagcaaaaagaaatactCCCAGCAAGAACTGCGTCGTataatgagtgaaacgaaggcgtcgaagcagcagcaacagccggCCGGCGATTCGAACCGAATCGATTCACCACTCGCAAA GTATAATGATGCAGGACAGTTAATGTGCGTTCTTTGCCGGTCAGTGGTACGATCTGGAGCTGTTTGGAAAGTACACCTTAACTCTAAacaacacaaagaaaacatcGAATTAGCTAAACAACTTAAGGAAACTTCTGTTGAGAAAAAACATGAGCCTTCTAAAACCAGAGTTACACCCGATGCACATTTGAAAAGGGCCGGCGATGCGCAAGTTGGTGTTGATAGTGTGCCcgtaaaaaagataaaaggaATATTGAAGAATGCTTCGGCGCCGCCAAAAGTACCACAGCACGAATTACCGGACGACTTTTTTGATGGTGCTGCGACAAACGCTGTCAGTACCGTCCACTCCGCTATACGTAAGGATCTCGTCAACATTAAACTGCCGGAAAAACACCGTGAACAGCATGTCGAGTCGATGGATCACGACGGAGCGGCGACTGTCGATGCGACTGGATCGGCGTTAGCGCcagatgaagaaaaattgccCGAAGGATTTTTTGACGATCCCAAAATGGATGCAAAGGCTCGCAATCAGGAGTATAAGGATCCGAACGATGAGGAATGGGATAAGTTTCAGAAGGAAATTAAGGAGGCGACAAACGTTTCTATGGCTATAATTAGCGAAGAACAAGAGGAATCTACCGCCGAACGCCAAATAGCGGAAATAGATGAACAAATTCGCAATTGGTCGCGGGTGTTGGATTtggaaaagaagaaggaacaaGTGAAAACTATGAAGGTTGCAATGCTTTCGGAAGGTGGTGCAAATGAATTGAACAAAACAGGCCTACCCATGCAAAAAGCTGACGACGATGATcgcgatgatgacgatgatgatgaagaatttGATGAATTTCTAGATTGGAGAGCGAAGAAATCGTACAAATAG
- the LOC125774614 gene encoding zinc finger protein 830 isoform X2: protein MCVLCRSVVRSGAVWKVHLNSKQHKENIELAKQLKETSVEKKHEPSKTRVTPDAHLKRAGDAQVGVDSVPVKKIKGILKNASAPPKVPQHELPDDFFDGAATNAVSTVHSAIRKDLVNIKLPEKHREQHVESMDHDGAATVDATGSALAPDEEKLPEGFFDDPKMDAKARNQEYKDPNDEEWDKFQKEIKEATNVSMAIISEEQEESTAERQIAEIDEQIRNWSRVLDLEKKKEQVKTMKVAMLSEGGANELNKTGLPMQKADDDDRDDDDDDEEFDEFLDWRAKKSYK, encoded by the coding sequence ATGTGCGTTCTTTGCCGGTCAGTGGTACGATCTGGAGCTGTTTGGAAAGTACACCTTAACTCTAAacaacacaaagaaaacatcGAATTAGCTAAACAACTTAAGGAAACTTCTGTTGAGAAAAAACATGAGCCTTCTAAAACCAGAGTTACACCCGATGCACATTTGAAAAGGGCCGGCGATGCGCAAGTTGGTGTTGATAGTGTGCCcgtaaaaaagataaaaggaATATTGAAGAATGCTTCGGCGCCGCCAAAAGTACCACAGCACGAATTACCGGACGACTTTTTTGATGGTGCTGCGACAAACGCTGTCAGTACCGTCCACTCCGCTATACGTAAGGATCTCGTCAACATTAAACTGCCGGAAAAACACCGTGAACAGCATGTCGAGTCGATGGATCACGACGGAGCGGCGACTGTCGATGCGACTGGATCGGCGTTAGCGCcagatgaagaaaaattgccCGAAGGATTTTTTGACGATCCCAAAATGGATGCAAAGGCTCGCAATCAGGAGTATAAGGATCCGAACGATGAGGAATGGGATAAGTTTCAGAAGGAAATTAAGGAGGCGACAAACGTTTCTATGGCTATAATTAGCGAAGAACAAGAGGAATCTACCGCCGAACGCCAAATAGCGGAAATAGATGAACAAATTCGCAATTGGTCGCGGGTGTTGGATTtggaaaagaagaaggaacaaGTGAAAACTATGAAGGTTGCAATGCTTTCGGAAGGTGGTGCAAATGAATTGAACAAAACAGGCCTACCCATGCAAAAAGCTGACGACGATGATcgcgatgatgacgatgatgatgaagaatttGATGAATTTCTAGATTGGAGAGCGAAGAAATCGTACAAATAG
- the LOC125774659 gene encoding huntingtin-interacting protein K yields MADPEAVNGVEDSTDKKQKKSSKHDGGAADLERVTDYAEEKEITSHNLCSNAANLFEDKRNKENEEKLAMERELQKVHVRKEDIELIIREMEITRSKAEQTLRVHRGDVVAALEALTN; encoded by the exons ATGGCTGACCCCGAAGCAGTGAACGGTGTAGAAGACTCGACcgacaaaaaacagaaaaagtcCTCTAAACACGATGGTGGTGCGGCGGATTTGGAACGAGTGACGGATTACGCCGAGGAAAAGGAGATCACATCGCACAACTTGTGTTCCAAT GCTGCGAACTTGTTTGAAGATAAACGTAACaaggaaaatgaagaaaagcttGCCATGGAACGGGAACTACAGAAAGTTCATGTAAGAAAAGAGGATATAGAACTGATC ATCCGTGAAATGGAGATTACACGTAGCAAAGCGGAACAAACCTTGCGTGTCCATCGAGGCGATGTCGTAGCTGCGTTGGAAGCTCTTACAAATTAG
- the LOC125774650 gene encoding uncharacterized protein LOC125774650 isoform X2, translating to MDTTSVAYYLWLVVCLGWLPAFNGTTTSSTLLAVLTDSLTICGERECHPETEVCREESYCECKPHFENVVSFECLPCPGEGQHCRGCCISDALTCYRGVCQRCSLDSNGNCIQESLFFLTAAQVALATAMVLGVISLSFLLYKTLRNRLRRNNPVLESEFRQSVASRVSLSSIQQRVIRRLRDRPPKYETRHNYEYQQRQTERQTSQQSTSADNIEQRNAAPIGGPPPAYDGDTLSLAENPPPYTQEQSDGPIGSGIAVIDIPSTNTTEHSRSTDETNDYSASSVQGITNHGFEPDKITPSQPPITQSPNSDETVGCPKDACYDIPLVSSNDKTVYM from the exons ATGGACACTACTAGTGTAGCATACTATTTGTGGCTGGTTGTTTGTCTGGGGTGGCTTCCGGCTTTCAACGGTACAACCACTTCGAGCACACTTCTTGCAG TTTTAACTGATAGCCTCACTATATGTGGTGAAAGAGAATGTCATCCGGAAACTGAAGTGTGCAGGGAGGAGAGCTACTGCGAGTGTAAACCACACTTTGAAAATGTAGTATCATTCGAATGTTTGCCTTGTCCAGGCGAAGGACAACACTGTCGGGGTTGCTGTATCAGCGATGCACTCACTTGTTATCGTGGCGTTTGTCAGAGGTGTTCATTGGATAGTAATGGAAATTGCAT CCAGGAGTCCTTGTTTTTCTTGACCGCTGCTCAAGTAGCGCTGGCCACCGCTATGGTGCTGGGCGTGATTTCTCTTAGTTTTCTGCTGTACAAAACCTTGCGCAATCGTTTAAG GCGCAACAATCCAGTACTTGAGAGTGAATTCCGCCAATCAGTCGCCAGCCGTGTTTCGTTATCATCGATACAACAGCGCGTCATTAGGCGCTTACGAGATCGTCCGCCGAAATACGAAACGAGACACAATTATGAGTACCAGCAGAGACAAACCGAACGGCAGACAAGTCAGCAAAGCACATCGGCCGATAATATTGAACAGCGCAATGCTGCGCCAATCGGCGGTCCGCCTCCTGCATACGATGGTGATACG CTTTCTCTAGCGGAAAATCCGCCACCTTACACGCAAGAACAATCCGATGGACCGATAGGAAGTGGCATTGCCGTCATCGATATTCCATCGACCAACACAACTGAGCATTCGCGGTCTACGGATGAGACGAATGATTACAGTGCGAGTAGCGTCCAGGGAATAACGAATCATGGATTCGAGCCGGACAAAATTACTCCATCACAGCCACCAATCACACAGTCTCCAAATAGCGATGAAACCGTTGGATGTCCCAAGGATGCGTGTTATGATATTCCCCTAGTCAGTAGCAATGATAAGACGGTCTACATGTAA
- the LOC125774650 gene encoding uncharacterized protein LOC125774650 isoform X1 codes for MDTTSVAYYLWLVVCLGWLPAFNGTTTSSTLLAVLTDSLTICGERECHPETEVCREESYCECKPHFENVVSFECLPCPGEGQHCRGCCISDALTCYRGVCQRCSLDSNGNCISQESLFFLTAAQVALATAMVLGVISLSFLLYKTLRNRLRRNNPVLESEFRQSVASRVSLSSIQQRVIRRLRDRPPKYETRHNYEYQQRQTERQTSQQSTSADNIEQRNAAPIGGPPPAYDGDTLSLAENPPPYTQEQSDGPIGSGIAVIDIPSTNTTEHSRSTDETNDYSASSVQGITNHGFEPDKITPSQPPITQSPNSDETVGCPKDACYDIPLVSSNDKTVYM; via the exons ATGGACACTACTAGTGTAGCATACTATTTGTGGCTGGTTGTTTGTCTGGGGTGGCTTCCGGCTTTCAACGGTACAACCACTTCGAGCACACTTCTTGCAG TTTTAACTGATAGCCTCACTATATGTGGTGAAAGAGAATGTCATCCGGAAACTGAAGTGTGCAGGGAGGAGAGCTACTGCGAGTGTAAACCACACTTTGAAAATGTAGTATCATTCGAATGTTTGCCTTGTCCAGGCGAAGGACAACACTGTCGGGGTTGCTGTATCAGCGATGCACTCACTTGTTATCGTGGCGTTTGTCAGAGGTGTTCATTGGATAGTAATGGAAATTGCAT CAGCCAGGAGTCCTTGTTTTTCTTGACCGCTGCTCAAGTAGCGCTGGCCACCGCTATGGTGCTGGGCGTGATTTCTCTTAGTTTTCTGCTGTACAAAACCTTGCGCAATCGTTTAAG GCGCAACAATCCAGTACTTGAGAGTGAATTCCGCCAATCAGTCGCCAGCCGTGTTTCGTTATCATCGATACAACAGCGCGTCATTAGGCGCTTACGAGATCGTCCGCCGAAATACGAAACGAGACACAATTATGAGTACCAGCAGAGACAAACCGAACGGCAGACAAGTCAGCAAAGCACATCGGCCGATAATATTGAACAGCGCAATGCTGCGCCAATCGGCGGTCCGCCTCCTGCATACGATGGTGATACG CTTTCTCTAGCGGAAAATCCGCCACCTTACACGCAAGAACAATCCGATGGACCGATAGGAAGTGGCATTGCCGTCATCGATATTCCATCGACCAACACAACTGAGCATTCGCGGTCTACGGATGAGACGAATGATTACAGTGCGAGTAGCGTCCAGGGAATAACGAATCATGGATTCGAGCCGGACAAAATTACTCCATCACAGCCACCAATCACACAGTCTCCAAATAGCGATGAAACCGTTGGATGTCCCAAGGATGCGTGTTATGATATTCCCCTAGTCAGTAGCAATGATAAGACGGTCTACATGTAA
- the LOC125774621 gene encoding mucin-5AC isoform X1 produces the protein MLLQTLGYDAFWLYSISAVVMVSMITTILSCLCCRRKQEIKNDLLGLEGMVKLTNPEDTLLSSGSTGAINAQANTGNGTLGTNTANASNLRPASVGGGFSSDTESSSKRTSNAPHRSLPDIPIAEPAGDNNSELYATVGDKVQDLPQGRSPSASLKKQTSVSQHSSISQADDISSPYARVRSPPHAYDKLRRMEHPYAQVVPPGSAVGSTVFEAGTGGPSGTASRSKPRDGDDDDEEDDDDDELMSPISRRESAQNIEDRETSTVDIPAASAIAGRVSASQDLPYMTPPIVQPSSQHFSGDSQDSSKGYTSISVREPLANLLPQNMPNQTTAKRRQILGDSHYATVSDDSDEMYAAIDDPGNQGDLYTSGSETYAQIQPPNAMTVSVEINTGASSRPQPPSVQTLHATVNDALDSAGISSSNKTNSAASNRLSNHSNMVTSGDEHTHGLPPHLVPSTASIDGGGLRAQTFVQHSRQASSSSCTSSVGNLGSPKPEKRQANSPLPPTPKTLKHQANNFFSTSNQSMIGSGSVASSSTTTVTSGRNSVASVIECGGVGSTASNRENIGNKQSADIDSTMLTNGSIVSGKQKKSPSKDLEGMYAKVMKKNKLSKVPSQNSSPVPLRKDGSVDAQHVMQQLLTDSDMSQLNGGGSLQGGSPNKNMVATQRNSTANCQNKDPGYETIPGDNVKAGMETARKSADYAQIQKSHRIHTAGGGTTMANVFLASGEGNPLSAVVAQADTEPGYESLPDTRGSINDPGYETLNRGSNRTESDSDPNYEILRPAGSKPSTTSQPSGISKLRGGSSGDTNRDSDGYSSIRETAKTVHSTVKNGARNRLDFGARRAGPGTAEDEDTDSSTPGYSSIKEKDDYDPGYSVISERKNPPPGHDYASITEEAKKRKPNINNNVEPDDESDIYSSIPHTASGTLTLPSPSAAVVIGGSSLGANSPGCAGTTMEADRTSAGAGMGTLSSSPGYSSISETRTTPSSTDGDGDGSTSSPDQLIGYSKHNSNTNTTVTTNNSLSRISSNYESLTGSESDPNYESVKYLNVKENPYERLHNESGGGAGGNSSGGIECVPKSLTNDSLTTDSDTATPTPVTQTSTPAGIANVRRAMGTPDSDGTAPAVSDYFQV, from the exons ATGCTGCTCCAAACATTGGGATATGACGCATTCTGGTTATATTCGATTTCGGCCGTTGTTATGGTCAGCATGATCACAACTATATTATCCTGTCTCTGCTGTCGACGTAAACAAGAGATCAA AAATGATCTTCTTGGACTAGAAGGTATGGTAAAGCTTACAAATCCAGAGGACACTCTGTTATCTTCGGGTTCGACCGGTGCAATCAATGCACAAGCCAACACTGGTAATGGTACACTCGGAACAAACACGGCAAATGCATCGAATCTACGGCCAGCCAGTGTTGGTGGTGGGTTTAGTTCTGATaccgaaagcagcagcaaaag AACTTCTAATGCTCCGCACCGAAGCTTACCGGATATCCCAATCGCTGAACCGGCTGGCGATAACAATTCCGAACTGTATGCTACCGTCGGTGACAAAGTACAGGACTTGCCGCAAGGGAGAAGTC CATCGGCTAGCTTGAAAAAACAGACCAGTGTCTCTCAGCACAGTTCAATCAGCCAGGCGGATGACATAAGTTCCCCTTACGCTCGGGTTAGATCACCTCCACATGCTTACGACAAATTACGTCGCATGGAACATCCGTATGCACAGGTGGTGCCACCAGGATCAGCAGTCGGAAGTACTGTATTTGAAGCCGGGACCGGTGGACCTTCTGGGACAGCGAGTCGCTCAAAGCCGCGGgacggcgatgatgatgatgaagaagatgatgatgacgacgagtTAATGAGCCCCATTTCACGCCGTGAATCTGCTCAGAATATAGAAGATCGGGAAACTTCAACAgtg GACATTCCGGCTGCGTCTGCGATCGCTGGACGTGTATCAGCTAGTCAAGACTTACCATACATGACTCCTCCAATAGTTCAACCATCATCCCAACATTTTAGTGGAGATTCTCAAGATTCCTCAA AGGGTTATACAAGCATAAGCGTGCGGGAACCCTTGGCAAACCTACTGCCACAAAACATGCCGAACCAAACGACCGCCAAACGAAGACAGATATTGGGCGACTCACACTATGCCACTGTGTCAGACGATTCGGACGAGATGTATGCCGCGATCGATGATCCTGGAAATCAAGGCGATCTGTACACCAGCGGGTCGGAAACGTACGCCCAAATTCAACCGCCAAATGCGATGACCGTGTCGGTCGAAATAAATACGGGCGCGTCAAGCAGACCACAACCACCGTCAGTACAGACACTGCATGCAACCGTAAATGATGCGCTTGATTCTGCGGGTATTTCCAGTAGCAACAAAACGAATTCAGCAGCATCGAATCGTCTCAGTAATCATAGCAATATGGTAACATCAGGTGATGAGCACACGCATGGACTTCCGCCACATTTGGTACCATCTACGGCCTCCATCGACGGTGGAGGTTTGAGGGCACAAACTTTTGTGCAGCATTCGCGTCAAGCATCGTCCTCGAGCTGTACCAGTTCGGTAGGAAATTTGGGATCACCGAAACCAGAAAAGCGACAGGCGAACAGTCCATTACCTCCAACTCCAAAAACGCTCAAACACCAGGCAAACAATTTCTTCAGCACCTCGAATCAATCGATGATCGGGTCCGGTAGTGTAGCATCATCGAGTACTACGACTGTAACTTCGGGGCGTAATTCCGTTGCCTCTGTAATCGAATGTGGCGGTGTTGGTTCAACAGCATCCAATCGAGAAAACATTGGGAATAAGCAAAGCGCCGACATAGATAGTACAATGCTTACGAACGGTTCAATAGTTAGtggcaaacaaaagaaaagtccGTCAAAAGATTTGGAGGGAATGTACGCCAAG GTtatgaaaaagaataaactaTCGAAAGTACCATCACAAAACTCGTCTCCTGTACCGCTGCGGAAAGATGGATCAGTTGATGCGCAGCATGTGATGCAACAGCTTCTAACAGATTCGGACATGTCTCAGCTTAACGGTGGCGGATCATTGCAAGGTGGATCTCCGAACAAAAATATGGTAGCAACACAGCGCAACAGCACCGCTAATTGCCAAAACAAGGATCCCGGTTATGAAACCATCCCTGGTGATAACGTAAAGGCTGGCATGGAAACGGCACGTAAATCAGCGGATTATGCGCAGATTCAAAAATCGCATCGCATCCATACCGCTGGTGGAGGGACAACTATGGCGAACGTTTTTCTAGCTAGTGGTGAAGGAAATCCATTGAGTGCAGTCGTAGCGCAAG CGGACACCGAACCAGGGTACGAAAGTTTACCAGACACGCGTGGAAGCATCAACGACCCCGGATATGAAACGCTTAACCGTGGTTCAAATCGAACAGAATCGGACTCGGATCcaaattatgaaatattgCGACCGGCTGGTAGTAAACCTTCAACCACGAGTCAACCTTCAGGCATCAGCAAGCTGAGAGGAGGAAGTAGTGGCGATACAAATCGTGACAGTGATGGTTACAGTAGCATACGTGAGACGGCAAAGACAGTTCATTCAACAGTGAAAAATGGAGCTAGAAATCGTTTAGATTTCGGCGCACGAAGAGCAGGTCCCGGGACAGCGGAGGATGAAGATACAGACAGCAGTACCCCTGGGTACAGCAGTATCAAAGAGAAGGACGACTATGATCCTGGCTATAGTGTAATTTCGGAGCGAAAAAATCCCCCACCAGGTCACGATTATGCAAGTATAAcagaggaagcaaaaaaacgcaaaccaaATATTAACAACAACGTAGAACCGGACGACGAGTCGGATATATATTCTAGTATACCACATACTGCATCAGGAACGCTGACGCTACCTTCGCCATCGGCAGCAGTCGTTATAGGAGGTTCCAGTCTGGGAGCCAATTCACCTGGCTGCGCTGGTACGACTATGGAGGCCGATCGAACCAGTGCTGGTGCGGGTATGGGAACACTTTCATCATCACCAGGATATTCTAGTATATCGGAAACCCGCACAACTCCCTCTTCGaccgatggtgatggtgatggtagtACAAGTTCTCCGGACCAATTGATTGGATATAGTAAGCACAACAGCAATACCAACACCACGGTAACGACTAACAATAGCCTAAGTCGAATATCGAGCAACTACGAATCACTCACCGGCAGTGAATCGGACCCTAACTATGAATCGGTAAAATATCTCAATGTTAAGGAAAATCCCTACGAAAGGCTCCACAACGAGAGTGGCGGTGGAGCAGGAGGCAACAGTAGCGGCGGGATAGAGTGTGTACCTAAATCATTAACGAATGATTCACTTACAACAGATTCTGATACAGCAACTCCGACACCGGTCACGCAAACTTCAACACCGGCAGGGATTGCAAACGTCCGCCGAGCGATGGGCACACCGGATAGTGATGGAACGGCACCTGCTGTTAGTGATTATTTTCAAGTGTAA
- the LOC125774621 gene encoding mucin-5AC isoform X2 yields the protein MLLQTLGYDAFWLYSISAVVMVSMITTILSCLCCRRKQEIKTSNAPHRSLPDIPIAEPAGDNNSELYATVGDKVQDLPQGRSPSASLKKQTSVSQHSSISQADDISSPYARVRSPPHAYDKLRRMEHPYAQVVPPGSAVGSTVFEAGTGGPSGTASRSKPRDGDDDDEEDDDDDELMSPISRRESAQNIEDRETSTVDIPAASAIAGRVSASQDLPYMTPPIVQPSSQHFSGDSQDSSKGYTSISVREPLANLLPQNMPNQTTAKRRQILGDSHYATVSDDSDEMYAAIDDPGNQGDLYTSGSETYAQIQPPNAMTVSVEINTGASSRPQPPSVQTLHATVNDALDSAGISSSNKTNSAASNRLSNHSNMVTSGDEHTHGLPPHLVPSTASIDGGGLRAQTFVQHSRQASSSSCTSSVGNLGSPKPEKRQANSPLPPTPKTLKHQANNFFSTSNQSMIGSGSVASSSTTTVTSGRNSVASVIECGGVGSTASNRENIGNKQSADIDSTMLTNGSIVSGKQKKSPSKDLEGMYAKVMKKNKLSKVPSQNSSPVPLRKDGSVDAQHVMQQLLTDSDMSQLNGGGSLQGGSPNKNMVATQRNSTANCQNKDPGYETIPGDNVKAGMETARKSADYAQIQKSHRIHTAGGGTTMANVFLASGEGNPLSAVVAQADTEPGYESLPDTRGSINDPGYETLNRGSNRTESDSDPNYEILRPAGSKPSTTSQPSGISKLRGGSSGDTNRDSDGYSSIRETAKTVHSTVKNGARNRLDFGARRAGPGTAEDEDTDSSTPGYSSIKEKDDYDPGYSVISERKNPPPGHDYASITEEAKKRKPNINNNVEPDDESDIYSSIPHTASGTLTLPSPSAAVVIGGSSLGANSPGCAGTTMEADRTSAGAGMGTLSSSPGYSSISETRTTPSSTDGDGDGSTSSPDQLIGYSKHNSNTNTTVTTNNSLSRISSNYESLTGSESDPNYESVKYLNVKENPYERLHNESGGGAGGNSSGGIECVPKSLTNDSLTTDSDTATPTPVTQTSTPAGIANVRRAMGTPDSDGTAPAVSDYFQV from the exons ATGCTGCTCCAAACATTGGGATATGACGCATTCTGGTTATATTCGATTTCGGCCGTTGTTATGGTCAGCATGATCACAACTATATTATCCTGTCTCTGCTGTCGACGTAAACAAGAGATCAA AACTTCTAATGCTCCGCACCGAAGCTTACCGGATATCCCAATCGCTGAACCGGCTGGCGATAACAATTCCGAACTGTATGCTACCGTCGGTGACAAAGTACAGGACTTGCCGCAAGGGAGAAGTC CATCGGCTAGCTTGAAAAAACAGACCAGTGTCTCTCAGCACAGTTCAATCAGCCAGGCGGATGACATAAGTTCCCCTTACGCTCGGGTTAGATCACCTCCACATGCTTACGACAAATTACGTCGCATGGAACATCCGTATGCACAGGTGGTGCCACCAGGATCAGCAGTCGGAAGTACTGTATTTGAAGCCGGGACCGGTGGACCTTCTGGGACAGCGAGTCGCTCAAAGCCGCGGgacggcgatgatgatgatgaagaagatgatgatgacgacgagtTAATGAGCCCCATTTCACGCCGTGAATCTGCTCAGAATATAGAAGATCGGGAAACTTCAACAgtg GACATTCCGGCTGCGTCTGCGATCGCTGGACGTGTATCAGCTAGTCAAGACTTACCATACATGACTCCTCCAATAGTTCAACCATCATCCCAACATTTTAGTGGAGATTCTCAAGATTCCTCAA AGGGTTATACAAGCATAAGCGTGCGGGAACCCTTGGCAAACCTACTGCCACAAAACATGCCGAACCAAACGACCGCCAAACGAAGACAGATATTGGGCGACTCACACTATGCCACTGTGTCAGACGATTCGGACGAGATGTATGCCGCGATCGATGATCCTGGAAATCAAGGCGATCTGTACACCAGCGGGTCGGAAACGTACGCCCAAATTCAACCGCCAAATGCGATGACCGTGTCGGTCGAAATAAATACGGGCGCGTCAAGCAGACCACAACCACCGTCAGTACAGACACTGCATGCAACCGTAAATGATGCGCTTGATTCTGCGGGTATTTCCAGTAGCAACAAAACGAATTCAGCAGCATCGAATCGTCTCAGTAATCATAGCAATATGGTAACATCAGGTGATGAGCACACGCATGGACTTCCGCCACATTTGGTACCATCTACGGCCTCCATCGACGGTGGAGGTTTGAGGGCACAAACTTTTGTGCAGCATTCGCGTCAAGCATCGTCCTCGAGCTGTACCAGTTCGGTAGGAAATTTGGGATCACCGAAACCAGAAAAGCGACAGGCGAACAGTCCATTACCTCCAACTCCAAAAACGCTCAAACACCAGGCAAACAATTTCTTCAGCACCTCGAATCAATCGATGATCGGGTCCGGTAGTGTAGCATCATCGAGTACTACGACTGTAACTTCGGGGCGTAATTCCGTTGCCTCTGTAATCGAATGTGGCGGTGTTGGTTCAACAGCATCCAATCGAGAAAACATTGGGAATAAGCAAAGCGCCGACATAGATAGTACAATGCTTACGAACGGTTCAATAGTTAGtggcaaacaaaagaaaagtccGTCAAAAGATTTGGAGGGAATGTACGCCAAG GTtatgaaaaagaataaactaTCGAAAGTACCATCACAAAACTCGTCTCCTGTACCGCTGCGGAAAGATGGATCAGTTGATGCGCAGCATGTGATGCAACAGCTTCTAACAGATTCGGACATGTCTCAGCTTAACGGTGGCGGATCATTGCAAGGTGGATCTCCGAACAAAAATATGGTAGCAACACAGCGCAACAGCACCGCTAATTGCCAAAACAAGGATCCCGGTTATGAAACCATCCCTGGTGATAACGTAAAGGCTGGCATGGAAACGGCACGTAAATCAGCGGATTATGCGCAGATTCAAAAATCGCATCGCATCCATACCGCTGGTGGAGGGACAACTATGGCGAACGTTTTTCTAGCTAGTGGTGAAGGAAATCCATTGAGTGCAGTCGTAGCGCAAG CGGACACCGAACCAGGGTACGAAAGTTTACCAGACACGCGTGGAAGCATCAACGACCCCGGATATGAAACGCTTAACCGTGGTTCAAATCGAACAGAATCGGACTCGGATCcaaattatgaaatattgCGACCGGCTGGTAGTAAACCTTCAACCACGAGTCAACCTTCAGGCATCAGCAAGCTGAGAGGAGGAAGTAGTGGCGATACAAATCGTGACAGTGATGGTTACAGTAGCATACGTGAGACGGCAAAGACAGTTCATTCAACAGTGAAAAATGGAGCTAGAAATCGTTTAGATTTCGGCGCACGAAGAGCAGGTCCCGGGACAGCGGAGGATGAAGATACAGACAGCAGTACCCCTGGGTACAGCAGTATCAAAGAGAAGGACGACTATGATCCTGGCTATAGTGTAATTTCGGAGCGAAAAAATCCCCCACCAGGTCACGATTATGCAAGTATAAcagaggaagcaaaaaaacgcaaaccaaATATTAACAACAACGTAGAACCGGACGACGAGTCGGATATATATTCTAGTATACCACATACTGCATCAGGAACGCTGACGCTACCTTCGCCATCGGCAGCAGTCGTTATAGGAGGTTCCAGTCTGGGAGCCAATTCACCTGGCTGCGCTGGTACGACTATGGAGGCCGATCGAACCAGTGCTGGTGCGGGTATGGGAACACTTTCATCATCACCAGGATATTCTAGTATATCGGAAACCCGCACAACTCCCTCTTCGaccgatggtgatggtgatggtagtACAAGTTCTCCGGACCAATTGATTGGATATAGTAAGCACAACAGCAATACCAACACCACGGTAACGACTAACAATAGCCTAAGTCGAATATCGAGCAACTACGAATCACTCACCGGCAGTGAATCGGACCCTAACTATGAATCGGTAAAATATCTCAATGTTAAGGAAAATCCCTACGAAAGGCTCCACAACGAGAGTGGCGGTGGAGCAGGAGGCAACAGTAGCGGCGGGATAGAGTGTGTACCTAAATCATTAACGAATGATTCACTTACAACAGATTCTGATACAGCAACTCCGACACCGGTCACGCAAACTTCAACACCGGCAGGGATTGCAAACGTCCGCCGAGCGATGGGCACACCGGATAGTGATGGAACGGCACCTGCTGTTAGTGATTATTTTCAAGTGTAA